The Ornithinimicrobium faecis genome includes a window with the following:
- a CDS encoding MFS transporter produces the protein MIFRSTDRSTDRPAGGSTAADGSGSRPGGAAAATLAAALLMVELVAACQSYLTTTITPLMAHDLQAQDGYGLLVASTEAAMFLTMPLGAALLSRWPAARMLAWLTPVVVAGGVLSALAPTFTLFLSGRVLAALAAGALMTVSLSALATALPPSWRRLVLAGYALVWLVASVVGPVYAGWAASVIGWRWALVAYLPLFLAARAVVILRLRELDRAEQGGREPLRLLPALGLAGGITLVSLWGTSLPGTVVAGAGVVLVLMAAARILPGGTFRARAGRPAAILLMGLLCAVYFGGHAVVAITAHDLLGRDAGDLALLLGAGGVAWSVLGVVCGRWPARRATAYRWRVAGSAALLATGFATLALSLVAGSGVGWELHLLGWTLSGAGMGLSYVDTLNRVLDEPAEPDGIGTSVAAQALVMAEAIGTALVATVTASAIAWVVAAPDQRVMASAGIYGGLGLLALLMVPLARRA, from the coding sequence GTGATCTTCCGTTCCACTGACCGCTCCACCGACCGCCCTGCTGGCGGCAGCACTGCTGCTGACGGATCCGGGTCGCGCCCCGGCGGCGCCGCAGCGGCCACCCTGGCGGCGGCCCTGCTCATGGTCGAGCTGGTGGCAGCCTGTCAGTCCTACCTGACCACCACCATCACGCCGCTGATGGCTCACGACCTGCAGGCTCAGGACGGATACGGCCTGCTCGTGGCCTCCACGGAGGCCGCGATGTTCCTGACCATGCCGCTGGGGGCAGCGTTGTTGTCCCGCTGGCCAGCAGCCCGGATGCTGGCCTGGCTCACCCCGGTGGTCGTGGCCGGGGGCGTGCTGAGCGCGCTCGCACCCACCTTCACGTTGTTCCTGTCCGGGCGCGTGCTGGCAGCCCTGGCCGCCGGTGCCCTGATGACGGTCTCGTTGTCTGCCCTGGCCACGGCCCTGCCCCCGAGCTGGCGGAGGCTGGTCCTGGCGGGCTATGCGCTGGTCTGGCTGGTCGCGTCGGTGGTCGGACCGGTGTATGCCGGATGGGCGGCTTCGGTGATCGGGTGGCGGTGGGCGCTGGTCGCCTACCTCCCGCTCTTCCTGGCCGCGCGGGCGGTGGTGATCCTCCGCCTGCGTGAACTCGACCGGGCCGAGCAGGGAGGCCGGGAGCCGCTCAGGTTGTTGCCGGCCCTTGGCCTGGCCGGGGGCATCACCCTGGTCTCCCTCTGGGGCACGTCCCTGCCAGGCACGGTCGTGGCCGGGGCCGGTGTCGTCCTGGTGCTGATGGCCGCCGCCCGGATCCTGCCGGGCGGCACGTTCCGAGCCCGCGCCGGGCGACCCGCGGCGATCCTGCTGATGGGCCTGTTGTGCGCGGTCTACTTCGGCGGCCACGCCGTCGTGGCCATCACCGCCCACGACCTGCTCGGCCGCGACGCCGGTGACCTGGCCCTCCTGCTGGGCGCCGGTGGGGTCGCCTGGTCTGTCCTCGGAGTGGTCTGTGGACGGTGGCCGGCCAGGCGCGCCACGGCATACCGCTGGCGGGTCGCGGGTTCTGCTGCACTGCTTGCCACGGGGTTTGCGACCCTGGCGCTGTCGCTTGTGGCCGGTTCCGGGGTCGGGTGGGAGCTGCATCTGCTCGGCTGGACGCTCAGTGGCGCCGGGATGGGGCTGAGCTATGTCGACACGCTCAACCGGGTGCTCGACGAACCGGCCGAGCCGGACGGCATCGGGACGAGCGTCGCGGCACAGGCCCTGGTCATGGCCGAGGCGATCGGGACTGCTCTGGTGGCCACGGTGACCGCCTCCGCGATCGCCTGGGTGGTGGCGGCGCCCGACCAGCGGGTGATGGCCTCTGCCGGGATCTACGGTGGACTTGGCCTGCTCGCCCTGCTGATGGTCCCGCTGGCGCGACGGGCGTGA
- a CDS encoding phosphatidate cytidylyltransferase yields MDATSRRAHRARQRHPETATGSVPSRAGRNLPAAIGVGVTLGSLIVVTALFLPPSFVAVVTVVVVIGSLEMTTALRAGRINPPLIPVLLGAALVPMAYVWGSDALVVGYGLVCLSILVWRALEGPTRAIRDIAGGVFIVTYVALLASFAALLIDSPDGGQRIIVYALLTTMSDIGGYAVGVLFGKHPMAPSISPKKSWEGFAGSLATSALAGAISVPLLLGGDWWAGALLGVPLAFFATIGDLSESTLKRDLGIKDMGNLLPGHGGLMDRLDSLLITAPLCWLLLGILVPT; encoded by the coding sequence ATGGACGCGACGTCGCGTCGAGCCCACCGGGCACGGCAGCGGCACCCCGAGACTGCGACGGGCTCAGTGCCGTCGCGAGCCGGTCGGAATCTCCCGGCCGCGATCGGCGTGGGCGTCACTCTGGGGTCGCTGATTGTCGTCACGGCGCTGTTCCTCCCGCCCTCGTTCGTGGCCGTGGTCACCGTGGTGGTGGTGATCGGGTCGTTGGAGATGACCACCGCGCTGCGTGCCGGCCGGATCAACCCGCCGCTCATCCCTGTCCTGCTCGGGGCAGCCCTGGTCCCTATGGCCTATGTGTGGGGCAGCGACGCTCTCGTGGTGGGCTACGGGTTGGTCTGCCTCTCGATCCTGGTCTGGCGGGCGCTCGAGGGACCCACTCGCGCCATCCGAGACATTGCCGGGGGCGTCTTCATCGTGACCTACGTGGCGCTGCTCGCCAGCTTTGCGGCGCTGTTGATCGACTCCCCGGACGGTGGCCAGCGCATCATCGTCTATGCGCTGCTGACGACGATGAGCGACATCGGCGGCTATGCCGTGGGCGTGCTGTTCGGCAAGCACCCGATGGCACCCTCGATCAGCCCCAAAAAGTCCTGGGAGGGTTTCGCCGGCTCCCTGGCGACCAGCGCGTTGGCCGGGGCGATCAGCGTGCCCCTGCTGCTCGGTGGAGACTGGTGGGCCGGTGCTCTGCTGGGTGTGCCGCTGGCCTTCTTCGCCACCATTGGCGACCTGTCCGAGTCCACCCTCAAACGCGACCTGGGCATCAAGGACATGGGCAACCTGCTCCCCGGGCACGGTGGACTGATGGACCGGCTCGATTCGCTGCTGATCACCGCACCGTTGTGCTGGCTGCTGCTCGGGATCCTGGTCCCTACGTAA